Proteins from a genomic interval of Pseudophryne corroboree isolate aPseCor3 chromosome 4, aPseCor3.hap2, whole genome shotgun sequence:
- the PNRC1 gene encoding proline-rich nuclear receptor coactivator 1 — protein MSDPGGRCGRRPRGGVSRTRNSGRKRERKHKVRATPFPTRLHHHPLQGRSGENAARTCSPGPGDPTPARAAQYRQLRREVLKTKVKSERRNVKAEKSSTSHSPTAHRCEQWNLHKQKSKCNIQHMKTNSPRKTENVQTESAFSNSSVHKPDKKPLASAENLQNLKLKEEIYTTEEIEKEINYAGAKFSEPPSPSVLPKPPSHWMGINGQHSDQCKELMTYHLKTLLKVQL, from the exons ATGTCCGATCCCGGGGGAAGATGCGGCCGGAGGCCCCGGGGCGGTGTAAGCAGAACTCGCAACAGCGgacggaaaagagagagaaagcatAAAGTCCGAGCGACCCCTTTCCCCACCCGGCTCCATCACCACCCGCTGCAAGGCAGGTCGGGAGAGAATGCGGCAAGAACCTGCAGCCCGGGACCCGGGGATCCCACGCCCGCCAGAGCCGCACAGTACCGGCAGCTGCGGAGAGAG gTATTAAAGACAAAGGTGAAGTCTGAAAGGAGGAATGTAAAGGCAGAGAAGAGCAGTACTTCTCACAGCCCAACAGCTCACCGATGTGAACAGTGGAATCTTCACAAACAGAAAAGTAAATGTAACATTCAGCATATGAAGACCAATTCCCCAAGAAAAACTGAAAATGTGCAAACAGAATCTGCATTTTCCAACAGTTCTGTTCACAAACCAGATAAGAAACCATTAGCGAGTGCAGAAAATTTACAAAATCTAAAACTGAAGGAAGAAATCTATACTACAgaagaaattgaaaaagaaataaaTTATGCAGGAGCAAAATTTAGTGAGCCACCATCCCCGAGTGTTCTTCCAAAGCCTCCGAGTCACTGGATGGGGATAAATGGTCAACATTCTGATCAATGCAAGGAGTTAATGACTTATCATCTGAAAACCCTTTTGAAAGTCCAATTGTAG